From the Candida dubliniensis CD36 chromosome 2, complete sequence genome, the window TAAGGAGATGCTAATGCAGGTAATGGAAGCCCACGAGCAACTAGAATTAGCAGAACTGGAAAACGAATTGGAAACGTTGGGGGCCGAAAATGATGAGCGTATAAGATCCACCGAAGAAAAGATCAACCAGTCACTAAAACATACTTCTATAGACTGGGAAGAGTTGATGATGGATGCTATCCAGCTAAAGTATTGGGTTAATATACAAAATGGAATCAAAGATTGGGAGCCCGGTAAGCCAGTCCATCTAACTCATTAAGTAGGCTATTATTACctctttatatttattattatacacacacacacacacgtTAAGTATTCTTTCCTTTTATATGTTTCTACTCGCTGGCCATTGTTCGATCGTCGTCTTCATTTTCCACTTCATCTTCCTCATCCTCGTCATCCTCATCCAtctcttcatcttcatctaaGTAGCTAATTGGAACATTATATTCACACGAATCATACTCTTGCTTTTCGTCTTCTGTTTTCGGATGCATTCTTAGCCATTTCATTCTTGGACCGGTGGCACTtaattcattgattttaaacCCAAACAATTTTAGTCCAAAATCGTTCTGACTAAACTTtgttattcttattctaCACTGATTCTCGATCTCGGGAAACATTTTCACCAATAGTCCAGGAAACGTCGTTCCAAAGAATGCACcatcaatatttaaataCCTTGAGCTCGAAGGAATATAGATATCATTACAGCAAGGGCAAAATAATCTTACTGTTTCTTGTCCTGGAACATCAGTCGACCCAACAGGAATCAAATGCATACCGTCACAGAAATATCTTGGACAAGAGCCAAAGTCGTTTCTCTCAAACTTGGATGCCATCGCAGTTAGGCCCTGTTTGGAGACTATGTATCTGGCATGGATTAAACcatataataattctgCAGAATGTGCCAATAACGCCTTATTGGGCAATTCTGATGCATTTCGTTTGCTTGTACCATTTCgtgaatcattattattactgttAGTGGTGTTTGTATTGTCGTTGTTATGATCTTCTGCCGTCTCGACTTGGTAATCCAATATGGTGTATAATGCTTCTCTATAATAAGGTACTTGCAGAGACAATCCGGTTAGATTGaaatcatcttcaataaaGTCCTGTGACACTTGCACAAAATAATCGTGACCAAACAATTCACAAAACTGTTGTATCCAAGGTATATAGTCTTCTTCTGGATCGCTAGGCATTGTAGTTGATATTGTCGAGTCTAGGTTACGGCAATGCTATGTTAATCtctattttttctttttttttttccgttcttgtttttatccccccaaaaaaaaaaaaaatggaaactTGTGGTTACGAAGTTGTGGATGAACAAAATGAATACACCAATATTATGCCTTCAGTAAATGGCcactaaaaaaataaacgaCTAATGAACACCACCAAGGCTATTGTAAAAGGGTTTCTCTTTCGATTGTTTTTGTCGATGCTTAAGGGAACTTGAGgcaagaaaattttttttcttcttttctcgCTGATTATTGTGAGAATTAGTGTATGTGTAAAAAGAGAGAGctcttgaaaaaaaaaaaaaaaaaagagaacaCTAGTCATTCTTCAACAGACGAGTCCCGTACCAAATGCTCTTACCTGATTTACATCCATATACCATACTATTATCGATTTTTATTGTGCTCCTATTAAAGCAATTGGTGGCATCTATTGGCAAATCCACAATCAAAGAGTTTGTTTGGTTGGTGTATTTAAAGGTTTCCTCAAATCAATCTATAAAGACTTACAACTCTAAACAACATGAATTGCACGAAACAAACAAAGAGAAACGAGCAATCAGTGCCCAGGATGAATATGCAAAGTGGACCAAATTAAATCGTCAAGCCGACAAATTGTCAGCCGAGTTGCAAAAGCTCAATCAAGAAATCCAGCAGCAAAAAGCATCTATTGATAAAGTTAGCAACGCATTGTTATTGGTGTTGACCACTTTACCAATATGGGTTGCCAGAGTCTTGTACAGAAATACTCATTTATTTTACATAAGACAGGGCATCTTTCCAAAATATGTTGAATGGGTGTTGGCTTTACCATTTTTGCCCAACGGTGCCGTTGGATTGACCATTTGGATGTTTGCGGTTAACTCAGTTGTGAGCAACTTTGCATTTTTAGTTAGCTTTCCGTTTGCAAAGAAAGTTTCAAAGCCAGTTAGAGATACAAAGATTGAATAGTTTTTGTTGAACTAGTGTATGTATCAACCTATATTAAATCAAGTAGTTCTTGAcctctttttttcattgcAGCTTCCAAATCATTACTGCTATCAAACTTGTAGGTGAAAATCTTTTCTGTGACCTTATCTTCCTCATAGGAAATTTTCAGCTTCTTTGCTAAACTCATCAAACCGACATCCATACCCTTTtcaacaccaacaccatAATACCACGAGTCTATAGTTTTGACCCAGCACTGCAAGTCTATAGAGTAACCATAAACATCATTTGTGGTATCTAAAAGAACCAAGGGCGAACCATCTTTGGGATTGATTTCTAATCCCTTAACAATAGGACTAACCACAGTTTTGTCGTTAATCTCATAATTATTGAGTATTGCAGCAACTGATACCCCATTCATAATCACTTTCATTGCTTTTAAGTTCCAACTGTAAAATAGGCCCGAGCTGGTTaaaaccaataaataaCCCTGATTATGTCTCATAGTAACAACACTTTCTCCCAACTCAAACGTCGGGCACTTATAGCTACCGGTGCTGGCTGAGATTACTTGTACACTTCCATGGAACGAACAAAAAACATAGTATTTCAAAACATCGTTCAAGATTATCGGAAGTACGTGCTGCACCCTGAAAGGAAAAAACAACGAATACTCCCTTTTATCCTTTCCTTCTTCCGTCACAATGACTTTTGTAGCATCATCAAAATCTCTATCGCTGCTATCGTCATCCCATGGTTTCCCGTTCCGTACTTCTATAGTAGTACGTACTCTTTTTGAGGTTTGTCCGAATACTTCATTTTCCTTTCTCATATGCTCAAAAACCCTAAaaacaacagaaaaaaccaaatcttcatcaatcTCAACTGCAGTGCTGGACGATATTTCAGCCAGTATATCCTTGTGTTTGCTATGGGTTTTATAAATCTTATTAATCTCAATGTTTTGCAAAGTATGGTTATTGAATAACCCCTCTGGCAAACTGCTTACATACTTGAATGAGTTTGGATACTTCGATTCCATCAACTTTCTTTTGCGGCGGTTTCTCTGTCTTTTCAATGCTGCATCTGAAACCAGGTTTGCATTTGCTATCACATTGTCGccaatttcatcattatcattattttcctCAACTTCAATCTCATTTGACCCAGACtcagttttctttttaatcCCGTGGACAGTAGTTTGAACTCCCAGTTTGGGCAACAAATAAGCTGCTTGCGATATTTTcgaattgaattttattCTACGTTTCTTTTCTAACGGTTTCTGCACCACATTCTTGGGGGTAGCAGATGCTGAAACTAGAAAGGGAGCAACACGTTTTTTGCCTGACTTTGTCATTGTCACAGTTTGTTTACGAAGCTTTTCCATATCAATGGCTGCACTTGCTGGCGTGGCAATATGCTGAGTCTGTTCTGGCTTTGCCTCTTGCTTTTCAGTTAAATCATGAATAGGCATCATTCTCCGAATCGAGATAGCTCTTGCATCTTTTGATTGTTCTTCCAACCGTAATTGCTCTACACTTTCAGGTAGAATTGTACTCTCTCTATCGGCACCATACCTATTCAACTGCTGatcaatcaaatcttcCTTGACAGAATGGCCCAATTCCCCACTTGCAAACCTGATGCCAGTAATAGAGCCATCCAAGCAACTAAAGTAGAGGGTTTCGCCATCAGGCGACCAGCAAATATCCGTGATTGAATTGTCAACAATGTCCAGACATACTACTATTGGCCGTGAATTGCAAGTTGACCAAACTGCTAACGTCCGGTCTTGACCACCAGTTGCAACCACtgtttgaaatttgatttcttcgTTAGCTGGAGTATCACCAATCTGAAACAAACTTGGGGAAAACGAACAAACTTCGACAGGCGCTTCATGGCCAATTAACGATATGTCACTACCCCAATTACCACGATTTATTATAGCCACGGAAGGAACAGGCCCATTGGTTGCATTTGGAACAGCTATATGTTGGCCATCCGGTGACCAACTCATTCTCCTGAAATACGATGTCAAGGGCGACTTCCTAAAAggatcaacaacaacatgcTCCATTTGAAACTCATAATTATTGTATTCGTTTAGCTTTTTGTAATAGCGGAAAATCCTCACTGTTCGATCATCAGAAGCAGTAGCAAAAAACTTGTTTGCTGGATCGAAAACTATCCCCTTGACCATGGATTGATGTATGTCGTATCtcttgattttttcaaaagtcAAGGCATTCCAAATAATAACTGATCTATCCAATCCAACAGTAACTAATAAATTGCCATCGGGAGACCAACAAATATCCTGGATGTCATTATCATGGGCAACCAATCTTTTCCGAACTGTCCAATGTTCTAGATCATGTTCGTCCGTACCAAACAGTTTGGCTATTTGTGTATTATCTTTTTCccaaattaaacaaatctTATCATCTGAACCCAGGGCAAGCCACCTACCGTCAGGCGAAAACTTCAAGGAAGTGACAACACCGTTATGTCTAGACATAGAACAAAGTGGGCGTCGCAAAGATTTGTCAGGCAACAATTCCTCTAGTTTGGTGGAAGCCAGATCTTTCTTGGATTTGTAAGGTTGATCTGCCATTTTATAAAACAGAGTAATTGTAGATAAATCCCAAATCTTGACATTCCCATCTAACCCCCCTGACGCTAGTCTGGTCCCGTCTTTATTTATTGTCACCGCATAACACTCCACAGTTTTGTTTTCCGCTATAATTGGGTTTTGTTAGTTGAAAAGACATccataaaattttttttcattgttaCAAACATACTTTTATGTCCAAACCATGGTATTTTTAATATCTGCATGATTTGTTATGTATGTATCTAGTTGCTTAAAAGCATGTTATTTTGgcgtttatttttttttttttttttttttttttttgttgatggtgTTTTGTAATGCGACTCGTTTTAACAAACTCCTGATAAATATACATTAAGATAGAGGTACAATAAATCTAAATAAGCCAGCTGATACATGCGAAACTGTACTTACAATCCAAACTCGATTCTGACAGCCTTACCAAACTTCTCTAAACCTACAACCAACTGATCCAAAGGAACTGCAGCATAAGTACCTCTGAAAAATATGTGGGTTTTGTGTGATGGGTTTGCTGGCAAATTCTTTTGAGGAGGAGATGACTGGCCCTCTGCTTTGAACCATGACCCTGGAGCCAATAAACATCCTTGCTTAATTGCTTGCTCGTGTACTGCAGCTTCAACTTTCAAGGGATCTTCTAAAAACTCTTTATACTTTGGATGTTTGGATGCATCAAGTGTGACAGTGAAAAACATACCTGCTACTGGTGGGTTAAAAGACGAAACTTCTTTTGGAACGAATTCATCCAAGGCATCAATTGCAACATCTCGTTTGTGAGTATACTCTGCCCTTAAACCAATAAGCCAATCCAAGTAACCAGAATGTCCCCATTTGCGCAACAATGCATTGGCCAAGGTCTCCGAAAACCCAGATGGATTTTGCACAGACACTTCATGCAAACGAACATATCTCTCCAACAAGTCCTTTTGAGCAACAATCCAACCCAATCTCAACCCAGGAGCAAGGACTTTTGAAAACGAATCCAATCTCACAACTCTACCCTCAACATCAAGGGAAATAAAAGAAGGAACCAATgcttttaaaaattcatcGTGATCATGAACAGCCTTACCTTCTCTTGCTGCCTTGTCCTTAGTGTATGGTTCCATCTGCAAAAAGTAGTAAGGCTCATCctcaataattaaaaagtCGTATTTACAGGCAATGTCATAGATTTGTTTCCTTCTTTCCGCACTTAATGAAGAACCAGTAGGGTTTTGCCCCGTACAAATTGTATACAAGAATTTGGGTTTGTTGCCGACCCAGCGACTCATTAATTCCTCTAATTTCTCCGGAATTATACCAAATTCATCCATCGTAACTGGAACAGTATTGACACCTTGTCCATTGGCAGATTCAAGAGCCGAGGAAAAAGTGTATTCTTCTACCAAGATGGAATCCCCTTTACTACAAAAGGTTCTCAAAGTGCTATCCCAAGCTTCAGTGTTTCCTACCGAAACAACCACATCCCAATTCTCATAAGGAACTTTATGGACCATGTCGGTATGTTCTCTAATGAACTGAAGAAACTCAGGCAGACCAAAAGTGCTACCATATTGTAAACTTCTTGCCAACTCAATTTGATCCGGAATGTTATCAGCAGCTCTTTTGAAGACCTCGATTGTGGTTTTATTCTCTCCGTCAATAGGTGCACCAATTCCACCACTAAACGAAGGTGTGGGAACATCAGCAGTCACCTTTTCAAATGGGAAATAATCCGACAAGGGCAAACCACCTCCCAAAAATGTAATACCAGGTTGTTTGTAGTATTTGAAAATACCTTTCAATGGTGAAGTCTGTCTTGCTTTGGATTCATTTGATAACAAATGTGTCAAATCTTTAGCCTGTGGTTTTGTATCGCTAGTCATGGTGGTACAGGGAgtgaaataaatatatatggAAAAAGAGTtgatataaaaaaaaaaaaaagaaagaacgAAGGGAAGAAGGAACTATTTATAAATTCAGAAAGATCAATAGATTAGTGAATTTTGGTGAAattttaagaaaaaaaaaaaaaaaaaaaaacaaaagaactGGTGCAGGGCATTTTTCCGCACCAAGAGGAGTCAATATGATATGACTAATTCAGGAAAGTTTGCCGATAAGTTACTTTTTGGGGAAGGAAGGAGTCGCGACATTTCCGCTTTACTGATCAAATCTTCCACACTATCAAAGAAATCATCTGAGAAAGCTTAGTATTAGGGTGAACGTTGCCTGGGTTAGAAGCGATAACCAAGAAACCAATAGTATGGCAAAGTTAATAGACGATTAAGGTCAAACCGTGTTCTGTTAAAGATGTACACTGTAGTCTAAATCCCGTTGCGCCTTATCTAAGTGGTGTATTTTAAAATCGCCTTTTGATAGTGCTCCCCCGCTTTGAGCAAttccaaaaataatacaCACATTATCTGTTACTCACACACTACGGTGTTTTGTTTTCGTTAGCTGAGGTCCAATTGTCCAACCAGTTATTCTGTTCAATGACTATCTACTACAAATCTGATACCGTTTGTGGTATAGTTCTGGCAAAACGCGTattaagaattttttttttttttttttcaattccgGCCTTCACTCAAACAAACATTGAAGAACACTTAAGGAAGCAGAAACACCATGAAAGTTGTAAAGAGAAGGTTCTTCAAACCAAAAGAGGAAGCCTTGTCCTCAGAAGAAGTCCCTGACTCACAACCATCTGCAGAACCCATCCATAGTTTGTTTGTTCCTGACGAttctgaagatgaagaaataaCTAACGATGCACCCCCCAAAAGCGATTTTGAAACAGATATAACTGCAATAGTTGGAAAAATCTCCCCTGTAGTAATGCAATACTTGTATACAAAGTACTCGCAAAAACGTAATGGGGCCAAGTTTGCAGTTTCGGAGTTGTTGACAAATCCTCctgatgttgaaaaattgcaTCAACAATCGATTACTTCCCAGTCTAGCAAACGACCACACACAATAATATCAGACCACGTACCtccaaataaaaaaatgaacATCGACTTGCAAGGTACGGGTAGTGATGACGAGCCATTGGTGTGGCGGAGGTTTATTGGCAGTTTAAATATCCAGGCAATGGCAACGAGACCCACAATGAAGCCATTAAAATATCAGGAAAAACTAAAGCTCAAACGAATTACAACTAAGAATTCTACTTTGGCAAATAGTGCAATAGTCAGAGTGTATCACAATGAACGAGAAATTGGTCGAATTCCGGAAGATTTGACGAGAATTCTAAGTCctttgtttgatttaaacATTGCTGTATTTGAAGCATCGGTGTTGGAAGAAACAAAGTCTAGGCTATCAACTGGCGACTCATTTGTAATAGAAATTGAAGTCTATTTGACAAGCTCCAGTTTTGCAAAAAACTTGGATTCTATTGAGAATCCTGTTGACTTGaaaaaatccaattttGACTACTCAAAGGAAAGCGAGGGTGAAGCTGCACTACGACTTCGGCAGTTTGCCATCTCAAACTTGTTTGATAGGCTTGCAATCAAGCCACTTAAAGTTAGTGAAAACATGGATGAAGAGGACGAAGAAGAAACGCCAAGCCAAGAAACCGACTCCGGCGAAGTAGAACATCCGGTTCCtgaaattaatttagaCCAGATGAAGGAATTTTATCAATCTAATAACCAGCTCAAGTTATTAGAAGGATTACCTGAAACCACTACTccaccaaaagaaaattttgcTCTTGATTTAAGAAGTTACCAAAAACACGGCTTATCGTGGATGCTTGCAcgtgaaaaagaattggatgTGTTGGAAATCCTTCTGAATGAAGATAAGTTGTCTTCACAATCAAGAAAGGAGTTGGAAAATATGGGCACCATGAATCCACTTTGGAGAAAATACAAATGGCCATATGCTACAGAAGCAACTCAGGATCCAACACAAAACCAGACTGAGAAGTACTTTTATGCCAACATGTATAACGGCGAATTATCGCTTGAAAGACCAATCATAAAATCAAGTTTAAGAGGGGGGATATTAGCAGACGAAATGGGATTGGGGAAAACAATTGCCACCTTGGCATTAGTAAACTCGGTACCATACGACAATTTTCCTGAAGCCAAGTCTGACAGACCATATGCATCCCAAACCACATTAATAGTTGTTCCCATGTCTTTGCTTTTCCAGTGGAAAAGTGAGTTTGAGAAATGCAATAATAACAGTCGCCATTTTTGTCGTCTTCATTATGGTGAAGATCAAGAAACAAACTTAGCGTGGTCTTTGTGTAATCCTGATAAATCTAAAATCCCTATTGTGGTGATAACCACGTATGGTACCgttttaaatgaatttacAAGATTATCCAAACGCCGCAATTCTAAGGGCGAGTTTCCCAAGATAGGTTTATATTCGGTCAAATTTTTCCGTATCATATTAGATGAAGGCCATAACAttagaaatagaaatacGAAAACGGCTAAATCTGTCTATGAATTACAGCTGAGCCGGAAATGGATTTTGACCGGGACACCAATCGTAAATAGATTGGACGATTTGTTTTCACTAGCAAAGTTCTTAGAGTTGGACCCATggaataatttttcatattgGAAAACGTTTGTAACTTTGCCATTCGAACACAAAAAGATTTCACAAACATTAGATGTGGTGAAATCTATTTTAGAGCCAATATTTTTAAGAAGAACCAAGCTGCAGAAAAAGAACGGTAAACCATTGGTTGAGCTACCAGCAAAAGAGGTGGTGATAGAGCAAATCAAGTTCAATGAGGACGAAGAGAAATTATATCAATGGTTCAAAGATCGTGCTTATGCTTCTTTTGCCGAAGGAATAAAGTCTGGACAGCTATTACGCAGATACACCCAGATCTTGACTCATATTTTACGTTTGAGACAGGTGTGTTGCCATGTGGATTTGATCGGAGGTGCTCATGAGATGGATGACGAGATAATAGAAGCTGAACAGGATGAAGAAATGAGAAAGTTTTTGTCATCgattaaagaaaatcaaattcgATTTGCAAGTGATACTGATGTTAAAGAAATAATGTATAACTTGTACggaaaaattaaagaagaaaacgAATGTTCTATATGCACACAGGTACCTATCCCATATAGTGAAATGGTTGTCACTCCTTGTGCTCATACATTCTGTTTATCTTGTATTTTGGAGCATTTGGATTTCCAAAAGGAGttgaaaaaggaaaagcTTTGTCCCAATTGCCGACTGCCGA encodes:
- a CDS encoding casein kinase II, regulatory (beta) subunit, putative (Similar to S. cerevisiae CKB1) produces the protein MPSDPEEDYIPWIQQFCELFGHDYFVQVSQDFIEDDFNLTGLSSQVPYYREALYTILDYQVETAEDHNNDNTNTTNSNNNDSRNGTSKRNASELPNKALLAHSAELLYGLIHARYIVSKQGLTAMASKFERNDFGSCPRYFCDGMHLIPVGSTDVPGQETVRLFCPCCNDIYIPSSSRYLNIDGAFFGTTFPGLLVKMFPEIENQCRIRITKFSQNDFGLKLFGFKINELSATGPRMKWLRMHPKTEDEKQEYDSCEYNVPISYLDEDEEMDEDDEDEEDEVENEDDDRTMASE
- a CDS encoding golgi to ER traffic protein, putative (Similar to S. cerevisiae GET1), encoding MLLPDLHPYTILLSIFIVLLLKQLVASIGKSTIKEFVWLVYLKVSSNQSIKTYNSKQHELHETNKEKRAISAQDEYAKWTKLNRQADKLSAELQKLNQEIQQQKASIDKVSNALLLVLTTLPIWVARVLYRNTHLFYIRQGIFPKYVEWVLALPFLPNGAVGLTIWMFAVNSVVSNFAFLVSFPFAKKVSKPVRDTKIE
- a CDS encoding histone transcription regulator, putative (spliced gene); translation: MQILKIPWFGHKTENKTVECYAVTINKDGTRLASGGLDGNVKIWDLSTITSFYKMADQPYKSKKDSASTKLEELLPDKSLRRPLCSMSRHNGVVTSLKFSPDGRWLASGSDDKICLIWEKDNTQIAKSFGTDEHDLEHWTVRKRLVAHDNDIQDICWSPDGNLLVTVGLDRSVIIWNALTFEKIKRYDIHQSMVKGIVFDPANKFFATASDDRTVRIFRYYKKLNEYNNYEFQMEHVVVDPFRKSPLTSYFRRMSWSPDGQHIAVPNATNGPVPSVAIINRGNWGSDISLIGHEAPVEVCSFSPSLFQIGDTPANEEIKFQTVVATGGQDRTLAVWSTCNSRPIVVCSDIVDNSITDICWSPDGETLYFSCLDGSITGIRFASGELGHSVKEDLIDQQLNRYGADRESTILPESVEQLRLEEQSKDARAISIRRMMPIHDLTEKQEAKPEQTQHIATPASAAIDMEKLRKQTVTMTKSGKKRVAPFLVSASATPKNVVQKPLEKKRRIKFNSKISQAAYLLPKSGVQTTVHGIKKKTESGSNEIEVEENNDNDEIGDNVIANANSVSDAALKRQRNRRKRKLMESKYPNSFKYVSSLPEGLFNNHTLQNIEINKIYKTHSKHKDISAEISSSTAVEIDEDLVFSVVFRVFEHMRKENEVFGQTSKRVRTTIEVRNGKPWDDDSSDRDFDDATKVIVTEEGKDKREYSLFFPFRVQHVLPIILNDVLKYYVFCSFHGSVQVISASTGSYKCPTFELGESVVTMRHNQGYLLVLTSSGLFYSWNLKAMKVIMNGVSVAAILNNYEINDKTVVSPIVKGLEINPKDGSPLVLLDTTNDVYGYSIDLQCWVKTIDSWYYGVGVEKGMDVGLMSLAKKSKISYEEDKVTEKIFTYKFDSSNDLEAAMKKRGQELLDLI
- a CDS encoding aromatic amino acid aminotransferase, putative (Similar to S. cerevisiae ARO8), with the translated sequence MTSDTKPQAKDLTHLLSNESKARQTSPLKGIFKYYKQPGITFLGGGLPLSDYFPFEKVTADVPTPSFSGGIGAPIDGENKTTIEVFKRAADNIPDQIELARSLQYGSTFGSPEFLQFIREHTDMVHKVPYENWDVVVSVGNTEAWDSTLRTFCSKGDSILVEEYTFSSALESANGQGVNTVPVTMDEFGIIPEKLEELMSRWVGNKPKFLYTICTGQNPTGSSLSAERRKQIYDIACKYDFLIIEDEPYYFLQMEPYTKDKAAREGKAVHDHDEFLKALVPSFISLDVEGRVVRLDSFSKVLAPGLRLGWIVAQKDLLERYVRLHEVSVQNPSGFSETLANALLRKWGHSGYLDWLIGLRAEYTHKRDVAIDALDEFVPKEVSSFNPPVAGMFFTVTLDASKHPKYKEFLEDPLKVEAAVHEQAIKQGCLLAPGSWFKAEGQSSPPQKNLPANPSHKTHIFFRGTYAAVPLDQLVVGLEKFGKAVRIEFGL
- the RAD5 gene encoding DNA repair protein, putative; amino-acid sequence: MKVVKRRFFKPKEEALSSEEVPDSQPSAEPIHSLFVPDDSEDEEITNDAPPKSDFETDITAIVGKISPVVMQYLYTKYSQKRNGAKFAVSELLTNPPDVEKLHQQSITSQSSKRPHTIISDHVPPNKKMNIDLQGTGSDDEPLVWRRFIGSLNIQAMATRPTMKPLKYQEKLKLKRITTKNSTLANSAIVRVYHNEREIGRIPEDLTRILSPLFDLNIAVFEASVLEETKSRLSTGDSFVIEIEVYLTSSSFAKNLDSIENPVDLKKSNFDYSKESEGEAALRLRQFAISNLFDRLAIKPLKVSENMDEEDEEETPSQETDSGEVEHPVPEINLDQMKEFYQSNNQLKLLEGLPETTTPPKENFALDLRSYQKHGLSWMLAREKELDVLEILSNEDKLSSQSRKELENMGTMNPLWRKYKWPYATEATQDPTQNQTEKYFYANMYNGELSLERPIIKSSLRGGILADEMGLGKTIATLALVNSVPYDNFPEAKSDRPYASQTTLIVVPMSLLFQWKSEFEKCNNNSRHFCRLHYGEDQETNLAWSLCNPDKSKIPIVVITTYGTVLNEFTRLSKRRNSKGEFPKIGLYSVKFFRIILDEGHNIRNRNTKTAKSVYELQSSRKWILTGTPIVNRLDDLFSLAKFLELDPWNNFSYWKTFVTLPFEHKKISQTLDVVKSILEPIFLRRTKSQKKNGKPLVELPAKEVVIEQIKFNEDEEKLYQWFKDRAYASFAEGIKSGQLLRRYTQILTHILRLRQVCCHVDLIGGAHEMDDEIIEAEQDEEMRKFLSSIKENQIRFASDTDVKEIMYNLYGKIKEENECSICTQVPIPYSEMVVTPCAHTFCLSCILEHLDFQKELKKEKLCPNCRSPISKYQLFRIRKQPTRGNEIRFHTQKYAPDYDFQLYLYDPNRSSSKIQALIRHLKALHSQSPNSKVIVFSQFSSYLDIIHSELKLASEDFIVFKFDGRLNMNDRTKLLESFNQPLDNGKIAILLLSLKACGVGLNLTTASRAYMMDPWWSPSIEDQAIDRIHRIGQNETVKVVRFIMENSIETKMLKIQERKKQIGEAVAAEEEERRRRRVEEIQILFEE